Genomic segment of Ewingella sp. CoE-038-23:
AAGATTTGGAAGTTGTCCTTGTCCGGCACATTAATGGCGGTGCGCATCGCCTGATAGATTATCTTGCCAATTTTCCCGATATAGCTGCTATCGGCGTTTTTGATGATATCAACGCGTACGATCGGCATGGTCAGTCTCCAGTTTTATAGGGAAGGGTTAAGTGCTCTACTGCTTAAAAAATAAATTACGACTATAATTTATTTTTGGCAAGGGATATTTAATCCGCCATCAGCCGTAGAGCAATGGCCTAAATTGTAATATGATACATATCATCTATTGCCAAGTTTAGCAGGAGTCTGTCCTATGCCACGGGTATCTAAAGCCGAAACCGAGCGCAACCGCGCCCTGATCGAGGAAGTCTCCTCAAAGCTGTTTCGCGAGCAGGGGCTGAAAGTCAGCGTTGCCGACGTGATGTCCGCCGCCGGGCTGACCCACGGCGGCTTTTACGGCCATTTCAAATCCAAAGATGAGCTGATCGCCATTGCCTGTGCCAACGCTTTCGACACGGCGGTACACAACTGGCAAGAAGAAGCGGCGTCCGGCGAGACGTTAGCCGAAAAACAAAAAGCGCTGGTGGAGCACTATCTCTCATCTTCCAATATCAAGAACATGGGCGACGGCTGCCCGCTGGCTTCGCTGGCGAGCGACGTGGCGCGGGAAGATGAAGATAAGCCGGTGCGCGAGGCGTTTCATCAGGGCACTGAGAAGCTAGTGGAGATCTTTGCCGCCGGGGAGAGCAACCACGCGAAGGCGCTGGCGGCGGTATCGACCATGGTCGGCGCGCTGATCCTGGCCCG
This window contains:
- a CDS encoding TetR/AcrR family transcriptional regulator, which gives rise to MPRVSKAETERNRALIEEVSSKLFREQGLKVSVADVMSAAGLTHGGFYGHFKSKDELIAIACANAFDTAVHNWQEEAASGETLAEKQKALVEHYLSSSNIKNMGDGCPLASLASDVAREDEDKPVREAFHQGTEKLVEIFAAGESNHAKALAAVSTMVGALILARANSGYSVADDFISVAKAQLLAEIKNAES